In Candidatus Krumholzibacteriia bacterium, one genomic interval encodes:
- a CDS encoding zinc metallopeptidase codes for MFFDPLYWLVIGAGMILSIWAAMKTKGTFQKYSQYTTQSRMTGAQVAQAILRDANINDVKIEPIHGNLTDHYDPRTKTLRLSEGVYGSTSMSAAGVAAHEVGHAIQHAQNYGPLKFRSAWVPVANLGGGISIFVLIAAAFLGGAQSVLGAKVALLGVLLFATTTVFTLVTLPVEFDASKRALATLGRGGYLTREELSGAKSVLDAAAMTYVAAFVTSALTLLYWAMRLGLLGGRRSD; via the coding sequence ATGTTTTTTGACCCCCTCTACTGGCTGGTGATTGGCGCGGGCATGATCCTGAGTATCTGGGCCGCCATGAAGACCAAGGGCACGTTCCAGAAGTACAGCCAGTACACCACCCAGTCGCGCATGACGGGTGCGCAGGTGGCGCAGGCCATTCTGCGCGACGCCAATATCAATGACGTGAAGATAGAGCCCATCCACGGGAATCTCACCGACCACTACGACCCGCGTACCAAGACGTTGCGGCTGAGCGAGGGCGTGTACGGCAGCACCAGCATGTCGGCGGCCGGTGTGGCGGCACACGAGGTGGGTCACGCCATTCAACACGCGCAGAATTACGGGCCGCTCAAGTTCCGTTCGGCGTGGGTGCCGGTGGCCAATCTGGGTGGCGGCATTTCCATTTTCGTGTTGATTGCGGCCGCGTTCCTCGGCGGCGCACAGTCGGTGCTGGGTGCCAAGGTGGCGCTGCTGGGCGTACTCCTCTTTGCCACCACCACGGTGTTCACGCTGGTGACACTTCCGGTGGAGTTCGACGCGTCGAAGCGCGCGCTGGCCACCCTGGGCCGCGGCGGCTACCTGACCCGGGAGGAGCTGTCGGGTGCGAAGAGCGTGCTGGACGCCGCCGCCATGACCTACGTGGCCGCGTTCGTGACATCGGCGCTGACGCTGCTGTACTGGGCCATGCGCCTGGGACTGCTGGGTGGCCGGCGCAGCGACTAA
- a CDS encoding SpoIIE family protein phosphatase — MVNVEIVWEGENHRFSLEDGDHSVGRSSENAVQLPMARVSKKHAEIRIQGQDISVRDLGSRNGTEINGKPIGDAWVEVQPGALVSFAGALMRRATPATTASHRLLGDHQVATSLRYNISQGYSEAAQHRLMDRSQQLFELLASSDDVMAIETAACRLVAESVPAERVVMLADSGEATSVEARARWTKSGDPDAPLQLSSTIVGSVLTERDSVLVANPLEDPRFGGQQSIMALSLRSAMAAPLFDNQRVRGILYVDTTDSRVRYSQADLEVLTATANAVAVKLRNITLEEEIHAAAKIQRTMIQSNVEVPAGYEVDAHQVMCRAVGGDLYFVGARSNGRVLVALGDVTGKGMPAALAMSATTVSLGLLADIDSDMETLAGRLHRQLFKSLAEEQFVTLFVGELDPASGVIRYVNAGHEPVLMVRAGGAIDVLDSTTLPMAMIEEIPLIASEAQLAPGDLMVVFSDGIPEATTNGDRFLGLDTVKQALTEKHNEPLSEVRSSVVKLVESFLAGGPASDDVTLVMLRRKK, encoded by the coding sequence ATGGTAAACGTAGAAATCGTTTGGGAAGGCGAGAACCACCGCTTTTCGCTGGAGGACGGCGACCACAGCGTGGGGCGTTCCAGCGAGAACGCCGTGCAGCTGCCCATGGCGCGCGTGAGCAAGAAGCACGCGGAAATTCGCATCCAGGGCCAGGACATTTCCGTGCGCGATCTCGGCAGCCGCAACGGAACCGAGATCAACGGCAAGCCCATCGGAGACGCGTGGGTGGAGGTCCAACCCGGGGCGCTGGTGAGTTTTGCGGGCGCGCTCATGCGGCGCGCCACCCCCGCGACAACGGCGTCCCACCGCCTGCTCGGTGACCACCAGGTGGCCACCAGCCTGCGCTACAACATCAGCCAGGGATACTCGGAAGCGGCCCAGCACCGCCTCATGGACCGAAGCCAGCAGCTGTTCGAACTGCTGGCCTCGAGTGACGATGTGATGGCCATCGAAACGGCGGCCTGCCGCCTTGTGGCCGAGAGCGTGCCGGCCGAACGCGTGGTGATGCTGGCCGACTCCGGCGAGGCCACCAGCGTGGAAGCACGCGCGCGCTGGACCAAGAGCGGCGACCCGGATGCGCCGCTGCAACTCAGCTCCACCATCGTGGGCAGCGTGCTCACGGAGCGCGACTCGGTGCTGGTCGCCAACCCCCTGGAAGACCCTCGCTTCGGCGGCCAGCAGAGCATCATGGCGCTGAGCCTGCGCTCCGCCATGGCGGCGCCGTTGTTCGACAACCAGCGTGTGCGCGGCATCCTGTACGTGGATACCACCGACTCGCGCGTGCGCTACTCGCAGGCCGACCTCGAGGTTCTCACCGCCACCGCCAACGCGGTCGCGGTGAAGCTGCGCAACATTACGCTGGAAGAAGAAATCCACGCCGCCGCCAAGATCCAGCGCACGATGATCCAGTCCAACGTGGAGGTTCCCGCGGGCTACGAGGTGGACGCGCATCAGGTGATGTGCCGCGCGGTGGGTGGAGACCTCTATTTCGTTGGCGCGCGTTCCAACGGGCGCGTGCTGGTGGCGCTGGGGGACGTGACCGGCAAGGGAATGCCGGCCGCGCTGGCCATGAGCGCCACCACGGTTTCGCTGGGGCTGCTGGCGGACATCGACAGCGACATGGAAACGCTCGCCGGGCGCCTGCACCGGCAGCTGTTCAAGAGTCTCGCGGAGGAACAGTTCGTCACCCTGTTCGTGGGTGAGCTGGACCCGGCCAGCGGCGTCATCCGCTACGTCAACGCCGGCCACGAACCGGTGCTCATGGTGCGCGCGGGCGGGGCCATCGACGTGCTGGATTCCACCACGCTTCCCATGGCCATGATCGAGGAGATCCCGCTGATCGCGTCGGAGGCGCAGCTGGCGCCCGGCGACCTCATGGTGGTCTTCAGCGACGGCATTCCCGAGGCCACCACCAACGGCGACCGCTTCCTGGGGCTCGACACCGTCAAGCAGGCCCTGACCGAGAAGCACAACGAGCCCCTCTCCGAGGTTCGCTCCAGCGTGGTGAAGCTGGTTGAATCCTTCCTGGCCGGGGGGCCGGCGTCCGATGACGTCACCCTGGTCATGCTGCGCCGCAAAAAGTGA
- a CDS encoding mechanosensitive ion channel, whose amino-acid sequence MGFLSSVKRVLDQQLFSIGDASITVSTLATVVLVMIITVSVSRLVRAIIARAMMRRGSRPEVAAGVTRLVHYVMILAGVGVAFAAAGIDIGSLFTAGAIFAVGLGFAMQNIAQNFVAGVILQTERTIRPGDVLGVEGNIVRVTDIGIRASIVQTRDGEDLVIPNSTLIQETVKNYTLKNATVRIRVPVGVVYGSDMALVKQTLTETAKEISQKWAVPDREPLIAIREFGDNSVNWEIGIWMDNPWEWRPAISELHEAVWWAFKAKGIVIAFPQLDVHLDPPIAASLERISTRGAN is encoded by the coding sequence ATGGGTTTTCTGTCGTCCGTCAAACGAGTCCTCGACCAGCAGCTCTTCTCCATCGGAGACGCATCCATCACCGTGTCCACGCTCGCCACGGTGGTTCTCGTGATGATCATCACGGTCTCGGTGTCCCGGCTGGTCCGCGCCATCATCGCCCGCGCCATGATGCGACGCGGAAGCCGTCCCGAGGTGGCCGCCGGGGTAACGCGGCTGGTCCACTACGTCATGATCCTGGCCGGGGTCGGCGTGGCCTTTGCCGCCGCGGGGATCGACATTGGATCTCTGTTCACCGCGGGCGCGATCTTCGCCGTGGGTCTTGGTTTTGCCATGCAGAACATTGCCCAGAACTTCGTTGCCGGGGTCATTCTGCAAACCGAACGCACCATCCGCCCCGGAGACGTGCTCGGCGTGGAGGGAAACATCGTGCGCGTCACCGACATCGGAATCCGGGCCAGCATCGTGCAGACACGCGACGGCGAAGACCTGGTCATTCCCAACTCCACGCTCATCCAGGAGACGGTCAAGAACTATACGCTCAAGAACGCCACTGTGCGCATCCGCGTGCCGGTGGGTGTCGTCTACGGCTCGGACATGGCGCTGGTCAAGCAGACGCTGACCGAGACGGCAAAGGAGATCAGTCAGAAGTGGGCTGTGCCCGACCGTGAACCACTCATTGCGATCCGCGAGTTCGGCGACAACTCGGTCAACTGGGAGATCGGCATCTGGATGGACAATCCGTGGGAGTGGCGCCCCGCCATATCGGAGTTGCACGAGGCGGTCTGGTGGGCCTTCAAGGCCAAGGGAATCGTGATCGCGTTCCCGCAACTCGACGTGCACCTGGACCCGCCGATCGCGGCGTCTCTGGAACGCATCTCAACGCGCGGAGCGAACTGA
- a CDS encoding GNAT family N-acetyltransferase — MPRDELRFYWATASRWNDVEVLFGERGACGGCWCMTWRLTRTAFMAGKKTANRRALKKLVEGGNRPGIIACHGREPVAWCAVAPRAEYSYLSRSRVLAPVDDAAVWSISCFFVAKPWRRRGVSVRLLRAAAEMAFKRGARVVEGYPQQSTMTSPPDAFVWTGLPSTFVKAGFSEVARRSPTRPIFRRTP; from the coding sequence ATGCCGCGCGACGAGCTTCGCTTCTACTGGGCGACAGCGTCACGCTGGAACGACGTGGAAGTCCTCTTCGGAGAGCGCGGTGCGTGCGGCGGGTGCTGGTGCATGACCTGGCGGCTCACGCGTACAGCGTTCATGGCCGGCAAGAAGACCGCCAACCGGCGCGCACTCAAGAAACTCGTGGAGGGAGGAAACCGTCCCGGCATCATTGCCTGCCACGGCCGCGAGCCGGTGGCGTGGTGCGCGGTGGCACCACGCGCCGAGTACTCGTACCTGTCCCGCTCCCGGGTGCTCGCCCCCGTGGACGACGCAGCGGTGTGGTCTATCAGCTGTTTCTTCGTTGCGAAGCCGTGGCGCCGGCGCGGCGTTTCGGTGCGATTGCTGCGCGCGGCGGCGGAAATGGCGTTCAAGCGGGGGGCGCGCGTGGTGGAGGGATATCCGCAGCAATCGACCATGACCAGCCCCCCCGATGCATTCGTGTGGACGGGGCTTCCGTCCACCTTTGTAAAGGCCGGGTTCAGCGAAGTGGCCCGCCGCTCGCCCACCCGCCCCATTTTTCGCCGTACCCCGTGA
- a CDS encoding class I SAM-dependent methyltransferase, with translation MSIIRRNVESFRTHGPGALLRAVVSGFTRNLSRLRDHAFDRRFGTETARVVENDALTDVSLPARAHGIRYEPTRAHPLRRALKAAGIPTAGTFVDLGCGKGRVLMLAVEYGFARVTGVDYSASLCEIARRNLDVLRARTGRRFQATVAPIDAADYAFQRDDTVVFLFNPFDGAVLRRVLDNLNASLREHPRELHLIYHRPVWRAAVEESQLFASAQDYRFGGCDFAVYRTTA, from the coding sequence ATGTCGATCATTCGTCGCAACGTCGAGAGTTTCCGCACCCACGGACCCGGGGCCCTGCTGCGCGCGGTGGTCAGCGGGTTCACCCGGAACCTGAGCCGTTTGCGGGACCACGCGTTCGATAGGCGTTTCGGAACCGAAACCGCACGGGTCGTGGAGAACGACGCGCTCACCGACGTGTCTCTCCCCGCCCGTGCACACGGGATCCGCTACGAGCCCACCCGCGCCCACCCGCTGCGGCGGGCGCTGAAGGCCGCGGGTATTCCCACGGCTGGCACATTCGTGGACCTGGGCTGCGGCAAGGGCCGCGTGCTGATGCTGGCGGTGGAGTATGGCTTTGCGCGGGTGACGGGCGTGGATTACTCGGCGTCGCTGTGCGAGATTGCACGGCGCAACCTCGATGTCCTGCGCGCGCGGACGGGGCGGCGCTTCCAGGCCACCGTTGCGCCGATTGACGCCGCAGACTACGCCTTTCAGCGGGATGACACGGTGGTGTTTCTCTTCAACCCGTTCGACGGCGCCGTCCTGCGGCGCGTGCTCGATAACCTGAATGCATCGCTCCGCGAACACCCGCGCGAGCTACATCTCATCTACCACCGTCCGGTATGGCGCGCGGCGGTGGAGGAGTCGCAACTCTTCGCCTCCGCACAGGACTATCGCTTCGGAGGGTGTGACTTTGCCGTCTATCGAACGACGGCTTAG
- a CDS encoding GNAT family N-acetyltransferase → MRPLTDSNRARARYEEILDHFAGASVYHTPAWLRVWEDLGADVEHVFVDDETVVPFVCKGAGALRRAYSLPFDTYGGPVTARSNGPLSFEGIIERVASPSVRLADFGAAVASSNGALRPMVSHIVDMADGYEAASRRYSDANRRNIRQARENGVRVAAISQHEVTREFYRLHRRTVGRYGARALPVAFFESVFARLVPAGAATFYLAFHEDRVVAGNLVLRYRDRSYDWMWAYDDRFASLRATNLMLDHAIRDEATRGSRELNLGASPNDRLGSVRFKQSFGAQPFAYAVYAHTAPLIAAARRVRLGMNRMGARIRSSSF, encoded by the coding sequence GTGCGTCCACTGACCGACAGCAACCGCGCTCGTGCGCGCTACGAAGAGATCCTCGATCACTTCGCCGGGGCCTCCGTGTATCACACGCCGGCCTGGTTGCGGGTGTGGGAGGACCTGGGTGCGGACGTCGAGCACGTCTTCGTCGATGACGAGACCGTGGTGCCCTTCGTGTGCAAGGGCGCGGGGGCGTTGCGGCGCGCGTATTCGCTGCCGTTCGACACCTACGGCGGGCCGGTGACCGCGCGGTCCAACGGGCCGCTGTCCTTCGAAGGGATCATCGAACGGGTGGCGAGTCCGTCGGTGCGGTTGGCGGACTTTGGCGCCGCGGTGGCCTCATCCAACGGCGCGTTGCGGCCCATGGTGTCGCACATCGTCGACATGGCGGACGGCTACGAAGCCGCCTCGCGGCGCTACAGCGATGCCAACCGGCGCAACATCCGGCAGGCCCGCGAAAACGGCGTGCGCGTCGCGGCGATCTCGCAGCACGAGGTCACGCGCGAGTTCTACCGCCTGCACCGTCGCACCGTTGGGCGCTACGGAGCGCGCGCACTGCCGGTGGCCTTTTTCGAATCCGTGTTTGCGCGCCTCGTTCCCGCGGGTGCCGCCACCTTCTATCTCGCGTTTCACGAGGACCGGGTGGTGGCGGGAAACCTCGTATTGCGCTACCGCGACCGCTCCTACGACTGGATGTGGGCGTACGACGACCGTTTCGCGTCCCTGCGTGCCACCAACCTCATGCTCGATCATGCCATTCGCGACGAGGCCACCCGCGGCTCGCGCGAACTCAATCTTGGTGCGAGTCCCAACGATCGCCTGGGCAGCGTGCGCTTCAAGCAGTCCTTCGGTGCGCAGCCCTTTGCCTACGCGGTCTACGCGCATACCGCACCTCTGATCGCCGCGGCGCGGCGGGTGCGCTTGGGGATGAACCGGATGGGCGCGCGCATCCGTTCCAGCTCCTTCTAG
- a CDS encoding DinB family protein: protein MGDLSPRLASLRDELRATTATLHRIADPLDDGNWRRRPAEGRWSVAECVEHLNMSSRALIPRIRDAAREGRARGLTTPTLRLDPMGWFLVRSLEPPPKSRFKTNESFTPPSIEPKATVVTNYEALQGELVGLLPELDGLSLTKIKITSPFSSRVKYNLWSALRVTAAHQRRHLWQAEQVLNVIAQSPR, encoded by the coding sequence ATGGGTGATCTTTCCCCCAGACTGGCCTCGCTCCGTGACGAGCTGAGAGCCACCACCGCCACCCTGCACCGCATCGCCGACCCGCTGGACGACGGCAACTGGCGGCGGCGGCCGGCGGAGGGCCGCTGGTCGGTGGCGGAGTGCGTGGAGCACCTGAACATGTCGTCACGGGCACTGATTCCACGCATCCGCGACGCCGCGCGCGAGGGGCGCGCGCGCGGATTAACCACGCCGACGCTGCGACTGGACCCGATGGGGTGGTTCCTGGTTCGATCGTTGGAGCCGCCGCCGAAGTCGCGTTTCAAGACCAATGAGTCCTTCACGCCACCTTCCATCGAGCCGAAAGCCACCGTCGTCACGAACTACGAGGCCCTGCAGGGGGAACTGGTCGGATTGCTCCCGGAACTCGACGGCCTCTCGCTCACGAAGATCAAGATCACGTCTCCCTTCAGTTCGCGGGTGAAGTACAACCTCTGGTCCGCGCTGCGTGTTACCGCAGCACACCAGCGCCGTCACCTGTGGCAGGCGGAACAGGTTCTCAACGTGATCGCGCAATCGCCGCGCTGA
- the corA gene encoding magnesium/cobalt transporter CorA, translating to MNKAAIFRKRHPPAGSRPGTLVAPEGSPPPKIRVMRYDPAGVEEFDITDPEQLRDVASPGHVAWIDVQGLGDVARLRQVGAIFDVHLLALEDVVNAPQRPKAEEFEKQLLLIARMATIKSETLIEVEQVAVLLGDNYVISVQETYGDCLDPVRVRIREGLGRMRKSGPDYLAYAIIDTIIDGYYPVIDRLSTRIMRIEDLVLTRPTPATLNRLNRVKTDLVVMRRGVWPQQETVGRLLRDPSRFISESVKPYLRDTYDHCSQLVDVVDSHRELVNGLMNTYLSVTSNRTNEVMKVLTIMASIFIPLTFIAGIYGMNFQDMPELTKKWAYPAVLGVMTATGIGMLLFFRHRGWLGGDGADDEMDEE from the coding sequence ATGAACAAGGCTGCCATCTTTCGCAAGCGCCACCCGCCGGCTGGGTCACGCCCCGGAACGCTGGTCGCTCCGGAGGGCAGCCCGCCGCCGAAGATCCGAGTGATGCGCTACGACCCCGCCGGCGTGGAGGAGTTCGACATCACCGATCCCGAGCAATTGCGTGACGTCGCGTCCCCCGGGCACGTGGCGTGGATCGACGTACAGGGGCTTGGTGACGTGGCCCGGCTGCGCCAGGTCGGGGCGATATTCGATGTCCATTTGCTCGCGCTGGAGGACGTGGTCAACGCCCCGCAGCGGCCCAAGGCAGAGGAATTCGAGAAGCAACTGCTGCTCATCGCGCGCATGGCCACGATCAAGTCCGAGACACTCATCGAGGTCGAGCAGGTTGCGGTGTTGCTGGGTGATAACTACGTGATCTCCGTGCAGGAAACCTACGGCGACTGCCTCGACCCGGTGCGCGTTCGCATCCGCGAGGGGCTCGGGCGGATGCGCAAGTCCGGGCCCGACTATCTGGCCTACGCAATCATAGACACCATCATCGACGGTTACTACCCCGTCATCGACCGCCTCAGCACGCGCATCATGCGCATCGAAGACCTGGTACTGACCCGCCCTACACCGGCCACGCTGAACCGGCTCAACCGGGTGAAGACGGACCTGGTGGTGATGCGCCGCGGGGTGTGGCCGCAACAGGAGACCGTCGGAAGGCTGCTGCGCGATCCCAGCCGGTTCATTTCGGAATCGGTCAAGCCCTACCTGCGCGACACCTACGACCACTGCTCGCAGCTCGTCGACGTGGTGGATTCGCACCGTGAACTGGTGAACGGTCTCATGAATACCTACCTCTCCGTCACCAGCAATCGCACCAACGAGGTCATGAAGGTGTTGACCATCATGGCCAGTATCTTCATTCCGCTCACCTTCATCGCGGGTATCTACGGCATGAACTTCCAGGACATGCCCGAGCTCACCAAGAAGTGGGCCTACCCGGCGGTACTGGGCGTGATGACGGCCACCGGCATCGGCATGCTGCTCTTCTTCCGCCACCGGGGCTGGCTGGGCGGCGACGGCGCCGACGACGAAATGGACGAGGAGTAA